A region of Armatimonadota bacterium DNA encodes the following proteins:
- the leuB gene encoding 3-isopropylmalate dehydrogenase, protein MNKKIAILAGDGIGAEVVGEARRTLDAVAARFGHAFAFEEALVGWAAFDATGSALPDETVKVCRDSDAIFFGAVGDPARDSTVPPAQRPEVVALLTLRKGLYANLRPASIDAELAGLSVLKPEVVGKGVDILIVRELTGGLYYGRPKGREGDSAVDTMAYSAPEVERVARVAFEAARRRKSKLTSVDKANILACSQLWREVVIDVSKEYPDVALDHMYVDNCAMQLIRNPAQFDTIVTENTFGDILSDEASMLVGSLGMLPSASLGDGSLPAFYEPIHGSAPDIAGKGIANPIAAIRSAAMMLRYSFGLNEEADVVDAAVSSVLRQGLRTADIMQPGKTLASTSRIGAAVSAAIAEG, encoded by the coding sequence ATGAACAAGAAGATTGCGATACTGGCGGGCGACGGGATCGGCGCCGAGGTCGTGGGGGAAGCTCGAAGGACCCTGGACGCGGTAGCGGCAAGGTTCGGGCATGCGTTTGCCTTCGAAGAAGCCCTGGTAGGGTGGGCCGCGTTCGATGCCACGGGTTCTGCTCTGCCGGACGAAACCGTCAAGGTCTGCCGCGACAGCGACGCGATCTTTTTCGGCGCTGTGGGTGATCCCGCGCGCGACAGCACCGTGCCCCCCGCACAGCGACCGGAAGTAGTCGCACTCCTTACCCTGCGCAAGGGGCTTTACGCTAACCTTCGCCCGGCGTCCATCGACGCCGAATTGGCGGGCCTCTCCGTTCTAAAGCCGGAGGTGGTAGGGAAGGGAGTAGACATCCTCATCGTACGCGAATTGACAGGCGGCCTCTACTACGGTCGGCCCAAGGGCCGCGAGGGCGATTCCGCCGTGGATACGATGGCCTATTCGGCACCGGAAGTCGAGCGCGTCGCCCGGGTCGCGTTCGAGGCGGCCCGCAGGCGGAAGAGCAAACTGACGTCCGTCGACAAGGCCAACATACTCGCGTGCAGCCAACTGTGGCGCGAAGTCGTCATCGACGTGTCGAAGGAGTATCCCGACGTGGCATTGGACCACATGTACGTGGACAACTGCGCGATGCAGCTGATCCGGAATCCCGCACAGTTCGATACCATCGTCACCGAGAACACGTTCGGGGATATCCTTTCCGACGAGGCATCCATGCTTGTCGGCAGTCTGGGCATGCTGCCCTCGGCAAGCCTGGGGGACGGCAGCCTTCCCGCCTTCTATGAACCCATCCACGGCTCCGCGCCGGACATCGCCGGCAAGGGCATCGCCAACCCTATAGCGGCCATCCGCTCCGCGGCGATGATGCTGCGCTATTCCTTCGGCCTGAACGAAGAAGCGGACGTGGTGGATGCCGCGGTCTCTTCCGTGCTGCGCCAGGGGCTTAGGACGGCGGACATCATGCAGCCGGGAAAGACGCTGGCGTCCACATCCCGGATCGGCGCGGCCGTCAGCGCAGCGATCGCCGAAGGTTAA
- a CDS encoding helix-turn-helix domain-containing protein, whose translation MAKGTRLESISIREAAERLGVSHKVIRRLISQGTLEAYKRPGSHGAEWRVEVASLAAYQAGQSSPRHNPVSRVRLSVPPPAPSPSTERPEPESWEGERAFLREQICRLTDLLSASMGKAPLYAAERPSSEVMGVEAITVTSALQTSLESARHEGISGIELCTIKVLWGRPVLWRTEVTDTSDVAALVQAILSDTAVWAAPAEELVYIWALGAEREVLWGTACGPGWFGPEFEETLRNCRVERR comes from the coding sequence ATGGCGAAAGGAACCAGGTTGGAATCGATCAGCATCCGCGAAGCGGCGGAACGGCTTGGGGTGAGCCACAAGGTCATCCGCAGGCTGATTTCGCAGGGTACTCTGGAAGCGTACAAGCGCCCGGGTTCCCATGGCGCGGAATGGCGCGTCGAAGTGGCTTCGCTGGCGGCCTATCAGGCGGGACAGTCGTCGCCCCGGCACAACCCGGTCAGCCGCGTCCGCCTCTCTGTTCCCCCACCCGCGCCGTCGCCGTCGACCGAACGTCCGGAACCGGAATCGTGGGAAGGTGAGCGGGCCTTTTTGCGCGAGCAAATCTGTCGGCTTACCGACCTCCTCTCCGCGTCTATGGGGAAGGCGCCCCTGTACGCAGCGGAAAGGCCATCTTCAGAGGTGATGGGCGTCGAAGCCATCACCGTAACCTCCGCCCTGCAAACCTCGCTGGAGTCTGCGCGTCACGAGGGGATCTCTGGTATCGAGCTGTGCACGATCAAGGTTCTCTGGGGGCGCCCCGTTCTCTGGCGAACGGAAGTCACGGACACTTCCGATGTAGCCGCGCTGGTTCAGGCCATCCTGTCGGACACGGCGGTTTGGGCGGCGCCCGCCGAGGAACTCGTGTACATCTGGGCGCTCGGTGCGGAGCGGGAGGTCCTCTGGGGGACCGCGTGCGGCCCGGGATGGTTCGGACCGGAATTCGAGGAGACCCTGCGCAACTGCCGCGTGGAACGCAGGTAG
- a CDS encoding 3-isopropylmalate dehydratase, whose product METSIEGKVYVLGDDIDTDQIIPAEHLVFSTSIPEERRMFGVYALSSVPPEGAGLPGGHVPFVDSESGKSDYTVIIGGTNFGCGSSREHAPLALAEAGIKVVIAEFYARIFFRNSVNGGYLIPYETPERLVDRVRTGDTVRVDLESNTLYDITTGEEFALKPLGDILPILEAGDVFEYARSAGMLGA is encoded by the coding sequence ATGGAAACAAGCATCGAAGGTAAGGTATATGTATTGGGTGATGATATAGACACGGACCAGATCATCCCGGCGGAACACCTCGTGTTCAGCACAAGCATCCCCGAGGAACGACGAATGTTTGGTGTCTACGCGCTCTCCAGCGTCCCTCCGGAAGGGGCGGGTCTTCCCGGGGGCCATGTGCCGTTTGTGGACAGCGAGTCCGGCAAGAGCGATTACACCGTCATCATCGGCGGGACGAACTTCGGGTGCGGGTCGTCCCGCGAACACGCTCCCCTGGCGCTGGCGGAGGCTGGGATCAAGGTGGTGATAGCGGAGTTCTATGCACGGATATTTTTCCGCAATTCCGTGAACGGCGGATACCTGATTCCGTACGAAACCCCCGAGCGTCTTGTGGACCGGGTGCGCACCGGCGATACCGTTCGCGTCGATCTGGAATCCAATACGCTGTACGATATCACCACGGGCGAAGAGTTTGCGCTGAAGCCGCTGGGCGATATTCTACCGATACTTGAAGCCGGCGATGTATTTGAATACGCGCGTTCCGCGGGCATGCTCGGAGCCTGA
- a CDS encoding CAP domain-containing protein has translation MVRNWISSVIAIAALLPGAQAQHTDAAVVSAPAVGEARFLSLTNGERASHGARPLRWDESLCRAARQHSREMAALSYFDHHSPVRGLTSPADRWEAVNPNVPEEYTIGENIFYGSVADVTWGHRSLMNSPEHRDNLLNPRYTRMGVGIYVSASGEMWVTEMFVG, from the coding sequence ATGGTCCGGAATTGGATATCTTCGGTCATCGCCATCGCCGCGCTCTTGCCCGGGGCGCAGGCTCAGCATACAGACGCTGCGGTTGTCAGCGCCCCCGCGGTCGGCGAGGCGCGATTCCTGTCGCTTACGAACGGCGAGCGCGCGTCTCACGGCGCGCGGCCTCTGCGGTGGGACGAATCCCTTTGTCGCGCGGCCCGGCAGCACAGCCGGGAAATGGCTGCACTCTCCTATTTCGACCACCACTCCCCGGTTCGCGGTCTGACATCACCCGCGGACCGTTGGGAGGCCGTCAACCCGAACGTCCCCGAGGAGTACACCATCGGCGAGAACATCTTCTACGGGAGCGTCGCGGACGTAACGTGGGGGCATCGCTCGCTGATGAACAGCCCCGAGCACAGGGACAACCTGCTAAATCCGCGGTATACGCGCATGGGGGTCGGGATATATGTCTCGGCAAGCGGCGAAATGTGGGTTACGGAGATGTTCGTGGGCTGA
- the mutL gene encoding DNA mismatch repair endonuclease MutL, protein MIETIESCRIVLLDDLTASRIAAGEVVERPASAVKELVENAIDAGATRIDVEWEASGTKMLHVGDNGHGMNPQEAALSLQRHATSKIRTAEDLDTVLTLGFRGEALPSIASVSHLRLVSCADGGEAVELRASGGEIEDVFHTVRERGTDVWVHNLFYNQPARGKFLKSLTTENAQSMEIVSRLAIAHPEIAFRVTVDGREAMRTSGSGRIDETVAEVLGAAVAREFVPIRAETDEVKVTGFVSRPTLTRPTRAGQSFWVNRHPVSNRVLLHGFDAGYRAVLPTDRHPYCVIMVDVPPGLVDVNVHPRKADVRFQREQAIHSAVYHAVRDGLLAADLKPGFDTEPLLPAPGFGEMHPLLPFQGAPLSFTPPPPAPTASLMPVQRADDDDRLDEETDPFAGTTPQADAAPPAPETATPTPISKPFRVLGQIQNTFLVVEGERGLMLVDQHVAHERVLYEELDRQMSSGAPEQQHLLLPLTVTLEPREFAAWNLHHDALTTAGFEMEEFGPEAVLIRAVPALLAARFSERDFRDLLNDLAEGGAVGQRNHDLRDHILSTASCKAAIKAGAPLQPEEMAGLMEALFKTANPYLCPHGRPIILHLSVDELMKRFQRA, encoded by the coding sequence ATGATCGAAACCATTGAAAGCTGCCGAATCGTCCTGCTCGACGACCTCACCGCCAGCCGCATTGCGGCCGGCGAGGTCGTCGAACGTCCGGCATCCGCCGTCAAGGAACTCGTGGAGAACGCGATTGACGCCGGCGCGACGCGCATCGACGTCGAATGGGAAGCCTCCGGCACGAAGATGCTGCACGTTGGCGATAACGGCCACGGGATGAACCCCCAGGAAGCGGCGCTGTCCCTGCAACGCCACGCCACCAGCAAGATACGGACGGCCGAGGACCTGGACACGGTTCTGACCCTCGGATTTCGCGGCGAAGCGCTTCCCAGTATCGCGTCGGTCTCGCATCTACGGCTGGTATCATGCGCGGACGGCGGCGAAGCAGTGGAACTGCGAGCCTCGGGCGGCGAGATCGAGGATGTCTTCCACACCGTCCGCGAACGCGGCACCGATGTCTGGGTCCACAACCTGTTCTACAATCAACCGGCGCGCGGCAAGTTTCTAAAATCGCTGACCACGGAAAACGCGCAGAGCATGGAGATCGTTTCCAGGCTGGCGATCGCGCACCCTGAGATCGCGTTCCGGGTGACCGTCGATGGTCGTGAGGCGATGCGGACCAGCGGATCCGGCCGTATTGACGAGACGGTCGCCGAAGTCCTCGGCGCCGCCGTCGCCCGCGAATTCGTTCCCATCCGGGCCGAGACGGATGAGGTGAAGGTGACAGGATTTGTCTCCCGGCCGACGTTGACGCGTCCCACGCGGGCCGGCCAGTCGTTCTGGGTCAACCGCCACCCGGTGAGCAACCGCGTGCTGTTGCACGGATTTGACGCCGGTTACCGCGCGGTGCTGCCAACCGACCGGCACCCCTACTGCGTCATCATGGTGGACGTGCCGCCGGGTTTGGTGGACGTGAACGTTCACCCCCGCAAGGCCGACGTTCGCTTTCAGCGCGAGCAGGCCATTCATTCAGCGGTCTACCACGCCGTGCGGGATGGGCTGCTGGCTGCCGACCTCAAGCCCGGTTTCGACACCGAGCCCCTGCTGCCTGCGCCCGGATTCGGCGAGATGCACCCGCTTCTGCCGTTCCAGGGCGCCCCGCTGTCGTTCACGCCTCCCCCGCCGGCTCCAACCGCGAGCCTGATGCCGGTGCAGCGGGCCGATGACGACGATCGCCTCGACGAAGAGACCGATCCTTTCGCGGGCACTACACCACAAGCGGATGCCGCGCCACCGGCGCCCGAAACGGCGACGCCGACACCGATTTCCAAGCCGTTTCGCGTGCTCGGTCAAATCCAGAACACGTTCCTGGTGGTGGAAGGCGAGCGCGGGCTGATGCTGGTCGATCAGCACGTGGCCCACGAACGCGTGCTGTACGAAGAACTTGACCGCCAGATGTCGTCCGGCGCGCCGGAACAGCAGCACCTTCTGCTGCCGCTCACGGTCACGCTGGAGCCCCGCGAGTTCGCCGCCTGGAACCTCCATCACGACGCGCTGACGACCGCGGGTTTCGAGATGGAGGAGTTCGGCCCGGAGGCAGTGCTCATCCGCGCCGTGCCCGCCCTGCTGGCCGCACGATTCAGCGAGCGCGATTTCCGCGACCTCCTGAACGATCTGGCGGAAGGCGGGGCGGTTGGCCAGCGCAACCACGACCTGCGCGACCACATCCTCAGCACGGCGTCATGCAAAGCCGCCATCAAGGCCGGCGCACCGTTACAGCCCGAGGAAATGGCCGGCCTGATGGAAGCGCTGTTCAAGACCGCGAATCCCTATCTCTGTCCCCACGGCCGCCCCATCATCCTCCACCTTTCGGTGGACGAGCTGATGAAGCGGTTCCAGAGAGCGTGA
- the radC gene encoding DNA repair protein RadC: MSHQRQDAINQDDPLFTARRVGEMPADERPRERLKRLGPGPLKTSELLAILLRTGTASLSVLDVAERLEREFSSLKNISNAEIDELARTHGIGPVKAIELKAALELGRRLAGHTDEARRTITKAQDVVAEVLDMVTLPVEEFRILLLNTRNQVICQRTISRGTLNGSLVHPREVFRFAISQGSNSLICVHNHPSGDPSPSDDDLAITRRLVEAGKLIDIQVLDHVIIGSGRVVSLRDRGLM, from the coding sequence ATGTCACACCAGCGTCAGGACGCCATCAATCAGGACGATCCCCTCTTCACCGCGCGCCGCGTTGGCGAGATGCCTGCCGACGAGCGCCCGCGCGAACGCCTCAAGCGCCTCGGCCCCGGACCGCTGAAAACCTCCGAGCTCCTCGCGATCCTCCTGCGCACCGGGACGGCCAGCCTCTCGGTCCTGGATGTGGCGGAGCGCCTGGAGCGTGAATTCAGCAGCCTGAAGAACATCTCGAATGCCGAAATCGATGAGCTGGCGCGGACACACGGAATCGGCCCGGTGAAGGCCATCGAGCTGAAGGCCGCGCTGGAGCTGGGGCGGCGCCTCGCCGGGCATACGGACGAGGCGCGGAGGACGATTACCAAGGCCCAGGACGTGGTGGCCGAAGTCCTTGATATGGTCACACTGCCTGTCGAGGAGTTCCGGATCCTGCTCCTCAACACGCGCAACCAGGTTATTTGCCAGCGGACCATCAGCCGCGGCACCCTCAACGGCAGCCTGGTGCACCCGCGAGAGGTCTTCCGCTTCGCGATTTCGCAGGGCAGCAATTCGCTGATCTGCGTGCACAATCACCCGAGCGGCGACCCTTCCCCGAGCGATGATGACCTTGCCATTACCCGCCGGCTTGTTGAGGCGGGCAAACTGATAGACATCCAGGTATTGGACCATGTTATCATTGGTTCAGGGCGTGTCGTCTCGCTTCGCGATCGCGGCCTGATGTAG
- a CDS encoding C39 family peptidase: MPINIRAMAALAILAVTTMTANATSYFGKTDVFATAAQFAHIQDSGARYDERAGGFRLLDDPAGGYVKDGSVISEGLHYGFGFNTAVASWNADCPAGTWVKVELQTSTDNGADWSPWFEMAMWGDPVFVDKDLPSGKVKAGKEGKVNEDTLELAAKATRLRYRVRLHTEYPAVTPVVSLIAVTVVDKTHEVTPDDGPGPAWGKEVAADFRSQLWEAGDISWRICGPTSMGMALTSHGVKLPTAEVARAAWDNVNRIYGNWPFLTAAGSDLMRRNLDSIPSLPGKRKVCHAYVSWLPGWKPVEDEILKGNPVVISLAFAKGVLRGGPLDETDGHLILVRGFTKDGDVICNDPASRTEKGGRVIYDRKELLEARKGGPIMVFHPYD; the protein is encoded by the coding sequence ATGCCCATCAATATCAGAGCGATGGCGGCCCTCGCCATCCTGGCGGTAACAACTATGACAGCCAACGCAACCAGTTACTTCGGCAAGACCGACGTGTTCGCAACCGCGGCCCAATTCGCCCATATCCAGGACTCCGGAGCGCGATATGACGAACGCGCCGGGGGCTTTCGCCTTCTGGATGACCCCGCCGGCGGCTATGTGAAGGATGGTTCCGTGATCTCTGAAGGCCTCCACTACGGCTTCGGCTTCAATACCGCCGTCGCCTCGTGGAACGCGGACTGCCCCGCGGGAACCTGGGTAAAGGTCGAATTGCAGACAAGTACAGACAACGGCGCCGACTGGTCTCCGTGGTTCGAGATGGCCATGTGGGGCGACCCTGTCTTTGTAGACAAAGATCTCCCCTCGGGCAAGGTCAAGGCGGGCAAAGAGGGCAAGGTCAACGAGGATACGCTGGAACTGGCCGCCAAGGCAACGCGCCTGCGTTACCGCGTGCGCCTGCATACGGAATACCCGGCGGTCACGCCGGTGGTCTCCCTGATTGCCGTCACCGTAGTTGATAAAACGCACGAGGTTACCCCGGACGACGGACCCGGCCCCGCGTGGGGCAAGGAGGTGGCGGCCGATTTCCGGTCTCAGCTCTGGGAGGCCGGCGACATTTCATGGCGCATCTGCGGCCCGACTTCCATGGGCATGGCGCTGACCTCTCACGGGGTGAAGCTGCCCACCGCCGAGGTTGCCCGTGCAGCGTGGGACAACGTCAACCGGATATACGGCAACTGGCCGTTTCTGACTGCCGCCGGAAGCGACCTGATGCGCCGCAACCTCGACTCCATTCCTTCGCTCCCGGGCAAGCGCAAGGTATGCCACGCGTACGTGTCTTGGCTTCCCGGATGGAAGCCTGTGGAAGACGAAATCCTCAAAGGCAACCCGGTTGTCATCAGCCTCGCGTTCGCCAAGGGCGTCCTGAGGGGTGGCCCGCTTGATGAGACGGACGGGCATCTGATCCTGGTGCGCGGGTTCACGAAGGACGGCGACGTCATCTGCAACGATCCGGCCAGCCGCACCGAGAAGGGTGGCCGGGTTATCTACGACCGGAAGGAACTGCTTGAAGCCCGGAAGGGCGGCCCGATTATGGTGTTCCACCCTTACGACTAG
- a CDS encoding PEP-CTERM sorting domain-containing protein (PEP-CTERM proteins occur, often in large numbers, in the proteomes of bacteria that also encode an exosortase, a predicted intramembrane cysteine proteinase. The presence of a PEP-CTERM domain at a protein's C-terminus predicts cleavage within the sorting domain, followed by covalent anchoring to some some component of the (usually Gram-negative) cell surface. Many PEP-CTERM proteins exhibit an unusual sequence composition that includes large numbers of potential glycosylation sites. Expression of one such protein has been shown restore the ability of a bacterium to form floc, a type of biofilm.), which translates to MSFADSASTYGYGLASVFRYSDGVGVVKLGEEQTDPAIGATVTRPNSRGDVAYGGLGTVTYVSDTGFQQLISSDPWLDLAVVNGINDAGTIIYGYTSSYRGYQGYTVGGAWNFDNGPVDMAPMRWGSALNNRGDIAGTGSGSYAAIRWADGTVTKIDEPGFATALNDRGVAGGAVTVVTAPDGLESYRDPWVFDTTGGRRLNDLIDPALGWTLWYASDINNAGQIAGTGFVNGQRHAFRLTPVNAVPEPGSLSLFATALVPLVIWRRRAKTC; encoded by the coding sequence GTGTCCTTTGCCGATTCGGCGTCGACTTACGGCTATGGCCTTGCATCTGTCTTCCGCTACTCCGACGGGGTGGGCGTGGTAAAGCTAGGGGAGGAGCAGACTGATCCGGCTATCGGCGCGACCGTAACTCGCCCAAACAGTCGAGGCGACGTCGCATATGGCGGCCTGGGGACTGTGACGTACGTCTCGGACACTGGTTTCCAGCAACTCATATCGTCTGACCCTTGGCTGGACCTTGCCGTAGTCAACGGTATCAACGACGCTGGGACGATCATCTATGGATACACATCTTCCTATCGCGGCTACCAAGGCTACACCGTTGGAGGCGCCTGGAACTTCGACAACGGACCGGTCGATATGGCCCCCATGCGATGGGGCAGCGCGCTGAATAACCGTGGAGACATTGCTGGAACGGGGTCGGGATCCTACGCAGCCATCCGGTGGGCGGATGGGACTGTGACGAAGATCGATGAACCCGGTTTTGCCACCGCGCTTAACGACCGCGGTGTGGCGGGGGGTGCGGTTACTGTCGTGACAGCCCCCGATGGCCTGGAGTCTTATCGAGACCCGTGGGTCTTCGATACGACCGGTGGGCGAAGACTGAATGACCTGATCGACCCGGCGCTGGGTTGGACGCTGTGGTACGCGAGCGATATCAACAACGCCGGTCAGATCGCCGGAACGGGATTCGTGAATGGGCAGCGCCATGCATTCCGTCTTACTCCGGTGAACGCGGTTCCGGAGCCGGGGAGTCTCTCTCTCTTCGCAACAGCGCTGGTGCCGCTGGTGATCTGGCGACGGCGCGCGAAGACCTGCTGA
- a CDS encoding GNAT family N-acetyltransferase, which produces MVNTQPAVLVRVARVQDLPAVADLWEELMDYHLRLDARYERSTGSREVFLRHLKSTAMRSPDHMLWIAESERAIAGFLAARVEYGGAVFAHPDFGYITDACVSPSYRRLGVGRRLFAEARAWFETRHLKSIRVSVSTDNPAAMAFWREVGFRPFMERLWYDLG; this is translated from the coding sequence ATGGTGAACACTCAGCCTGCTGTATTGGTGCGTGTGGCCCGCGTTCAGGACCTGCCGGCGGTGGCCGACCTCTGGGAGGAGCTGATGGACTATCACCTCCGCCTCGACGCGCGGTACGAGCGCAGCACCGGCTCGCGCGAAGTATTCTTACGCCACCTGAAGTCAACGGCGATGCGCTCACCCGACCATATGCTCTGGATTGCCGAGTCGGAAAGGGCCATCGCCGGATTTCTAGCCGCTCGAGTGGAGTATGGTGGCGCGGTGTTTGCGCATCCGGATTTCGGGTACATCACGGACGCTTGCGTGTCCCCGTCGTACCGGCGATTGGGAGTGGGCCGCCGCCTCTTCGCCGAAGCGCGCGCATGGTTCGAAACGCGTCATCTGAAGAGCATCCGGGTGAGCGTTTCCACAGACAACCCCGCGGCAATGGCGTTCTGGCGGGAAGTGGGTTTCCGGCCGTTTATGGAGCGCTTGTGGTATGATCTTGGCTGA
- the murI gene encoding glutamate racemase encodes MRTPIGLFDSGLGGLSVARELMRRRPNDSLWVVGDTVHVPYGGRPLHEVHGFAMGLAEYLVGCGCRAVVMACNISSAVALEDARRTLPVPVFGMVDAGARAAVTASSDPRYGVMATEGTVRSGAYTCALNALRPNGSVLEVACPRFVPLVESGLWDSPDAYAAAADCAAPLINAGIETVILGCTHYPFLADAIRAAFPYPIRLVDPACAVALEMEHIVDFAPASETPRHIFESTANPAAFADAGSRLLQTPFQARHCAVWDHAETLAEPRVALSC; translated from the coding sequence GTGAGAACGCCGATCGGGCTCTTCGACAGCGGCCTGGGTGGCCTCTCCGTCGCTCGCGAACTCATGCGCCGTCGCCCGAACGATTCCCTCTGGGTGGTTGGCGACACGGTTCACGTGCCTTACGGCGGCCGCCCGCTTCACGAGGTCCACGGATTCGCGATGGGCCTGGCCGAATACCTCGTCGGCTGTGGCTGCCGGGCCGTGGTCATGGCGTGCAACATTTCGTCGGCGGTTGCGCTTGAGGATGCCCGCCGTACCCTTCCCGTCCCGGTCTTCGGCATGGTGGATGCGGGGGCCCGCGCCGCGGTGACCGCTTCGTCCGACCCGCGCTACGGCGTGATGGCGACGGAAGGAACGGTCCGCAGCGGCGCCTACACCTGCGCGCTCAACGCCCTGCGCCCCAATGGCAGCGTCCTCGAGGTCGCCTGTCCCCGCTTCGTGCCGCTCGTTGAATCCGGCCTCTGGGACTCGCCGGACGCCTATGCCGCCGCCGCCGACTGTGCGGCGCCGCTCATTAACGCGGGAATAGAGACCGTGATCCTGGGCTGCACGCACTATCCCTTCCTTGCGGACGCTATCCGGGCAGCCTTCCCCTACCCGATCCGTCTCGTCGACCCCGCTTGCGCCGTCGCTCTCGAGATGGAACACATCGTCGATTTTGCGCCCGCATCGGAAACGCCGCGCCACATCTTCGAGTCAACCGCGAATCCCGCGGCGTTCGCCGACGCCGGGTCCCGTCTCCTGCAAACGCCCTTTCAAGCCCGCCATTGCGCCGTGTGGGACCACGCGGAGACGCTTGCCGAGCCCCGTGTTGCGCTGTCGTGCTGA
- a CDS encoding glycerophosphodiester phosphodiesterase produces the protein MLRVGHRGAPRIAPANTMASFRAAVELGCDWVECDCRPSHDGVIVLSHDAAVTDTGGRVLTVSEHSAQELARLDLGNGEGVPSLSELVSWATGRCGVMADVKCEGFEAEIGLALAPLPVSDVLAPGASALSRARFRYLFPRLPLSLSVGPGGEQALTEGLPGIDTGAVTLHHSLVTAERVVLLHDRGIRVFAWTVDDLPALRRLAGMGVDGLISNRADLLASL, from the coding sequence GTGCTGAGAGTCGGCCATCGCGGCGCGCCTCGAATCGCGCCTGCCAACACCATGGCATCGTTCCGTGCGGCGGTGGAATTGGGCTGCGACTGGGTGGAATGCGACTGCCGCCCGTCCCATGATGGCGTAATCGTCCTGTCGCACGACGCCGCAGTGACCGATACCGGCGGCCGTGTCCTCACCGTTTCCGAACACTCTGCCCAGGAGCTTGCCCGCCTTGACCTCGGCAATGGAGAAGGCGTCCCCAGCCTCTCCGAGCTGGTGTCCTGGGCTACGGGGCGCTGCGGCGTCATGGCCGACGTGAAATGCGAAGGCTTCGAAGCGGAAATCGGCCTCGCTTTGGCGCCGCTTCCCGTATCCGACGTGTTGGCCCCGGGAGCCTCCGCGTTGAGCCGCGCGCGCTTCAGATATCTGTTCCCGCGGCTCCCCCTGTCGCTTTCCGTCGGCCCCGGCGGTGAGCAAGCCCTCACAGAGGGCTTGCCCGGAATCGATACCGGGGCCGTCACGCTGCATCACTCCCTGGTAACCGCCGAACGTGTCGTGCTGCTGCATGATCGCGGCATCCGCGTTTTCGCATGGACCGTCGACGACCTCCCGGCTCTCCGCCGCCTGGCAGGGATGGGTGTCGATGGCCTGATCAGCAACCGCGCCGACCTGCTCGCCAGCCTCTAG